The Bradyrhizobium betae genomic interval CCGGCATCGCGGAGGCGCTGTTTGCAACCGCCGTCGGCCTTATCGCCGCCATTCCTGCCACTATCTTCTACAATAAGTTCACATCCGAGGTGAACCGGCAGGCCCAGCGGCTCGAAGGGTTCGCCGACGAATTTTCAGCCATTCTGTCGCGTCAGATCGACGAGCGGGGTTGACGGACGGCATGTATGGAGCGTTTTCAAGCGAAGTGGATACCGGTTCGCGTGAAGAAAGCGCGTCAAGACAAGAGTCTAGAGCCCCGTTCCGATTTCATCGGAACGGAATTGGCTCTACTGTGAAGGGCAATTTGGGCACGCGATCATGGCGATGAACGTTGCGAGTTCGTCCGGAGGCGGCGGGCGCCGTGGCCGGCGCAAGCCGGTCGTGGCCGAGATCAACGTCACGCCGATGGTCGACGTGATGCTGGTGCTGCTCATCATCTTCATGGTGTCGGCGCCGATGTTGACGGTCGGCGTGCCGCTCGACCTGCCGCAGACCCAGGCCAAGAGCCTCGAAAACAACGACCAGAAGCCGATCCAGATGTCGGTCGACATCAAGGGCAAGGTGTTCATCAACGATTCCGAGATCGCGATCAGCGAGCTGATCCCCAAGCTCAAGGCGATCACGGAGGCGCGCGGCGGGCTCGAGGAGCGCATCTATCTGCGCGCCGACAAGAAGGCGGATTACGGAACGGTAGCCAAGGTCATGGGCCTGTTGTCCGGCGCGGGCTTCAAGAAGCTGGCGCTCGTCACCGAGGCGGATCAGGGGTAAACCGGTGAAGGTGAACGTCGACAAGACACTCGTTGCGTCGATTGCCCTCCACGTCCTCGTGCTTGGATGGGGATTGTTCACCTTTAGCAGCAAGGCCTACGTGCCGGCCGAAGAGTCGCTCCCGGTCGACATCATCTCCTCCGACCAGCTCGCCAAGATGATGTCGGGGCAGAAGACCGGCAAGAAGGAAGAGCCGAAGCCCAAGGTCGAGAAGATCGCCGAGGCCAAGCCCGAAGAGGACGCCGTCGGCAAGGTCACCGAGAAGAAAGAGCTGATCAAGACCAACTCGACGCCCGAGCCGCCGCCGAAACCCGTCGAGAAGCCGGTCGAGAAGAAGCCCGAGCCGCCGAAGCCTGTTGCCGAGGCGAAGCCGAAGGAAGAGCCGAAGCCGCCGGAAAAGAAGCCTGATCCGGCCAAGGAAGATCCGATCGCCGAGCTGCAGAAGAAGCTCGACACCAAGAAGCCGCCGCCCAAGCCCGTGGAGCAGAAGGTCGCGGCGGTGCAGCCGCAGCAGCAGCCCAAGCCTAAGGAGCGCAGCTTCGATCCCGCGCAGATCCAGCGCGACCTCGACAAGCGCGCTGCGACCCGGCACGAGCTCTCCGGCTCGGCGCTGAATGCCTCGGCTGCGCTGGGAACGACGAGCGGGACGGCCGCCAATAACGTCGCGACGTGGCGGGGCGCGTTCACGAGCGCGGTCCGGCGCTGCTTCACACCCACTTACAACGGGCAGGACGCCGATCAGTACGAGGCTGACATCGACATTCCGATGCAGATCGACGGCTCGCTTGCATCCGAGCCGATCATCGTCGCGGTGCGAGGCCCATCGAGGTCGATTGCCCAGGCCGTGGCCGAGAGCGCCAAGCGCGCCATCGTGCAATGTCAGGTCTATTCGTTCATGCCCAGGCAGCAATACGAAGGCTGGAAGAAGATCGAAATGACCTTCGGCCTGAAAGACATGTTGTGACATCCGAACAAAAGAAATTTGCGATGAATGACGTCCGATCGATGAACCGCCGCCGCTTTCTGACCCTGAGTGGATCGACGCTTGCAATGCTCGGAGGCGGGCCCGCCTTGGCCCAGGCCCAGGGGCGGCTTCGCATCGATCCCACGGAGTTTCGGCCGATCCCGATCGCGATCTCCAACTTCGTGCCGGGCTCGCCCGCCGACGGCGACGTCAGCAACGGCGTCACCCAGGTCATCACCAACAATCTGAAGCGGTCGGGCCTGTTCGCGCCGATCGATCAGGCCGCCTTCATCGAGCGCATCAGCAACATCGACGTCGCGCCGCAATTCCAGAACTGGAAGACTCTCAACGCCCAGGCGCTGGTCACCGGCCGCATGACGCGGCAGCAGGACGGCCGGCTCAAGGCCGAATTCCGCCTCTGGGACGTCATCACCGGCCAGCAGCTCACCGGCCAGCAATATTTCACCTCGCCGGAATATTGGCGCCGCATCGCCCACATCATCTCCGATCAGATCTATGAGCAGATGACCGGCGAGAAGGGCTATTTCGACAGCCGCGTCGTGTTCGTCGACGAGACCGGGCCGAAGGAGCGCCGCGTCAAGCGGCTCGCGATGATGGACCAAGACGGCGCCAATGTGCGTTACCTGACCCGCGGCTCCGATCTCGTGCTGACGCCGCGCTTCTCGCCGAACTCGCAAGAGATCACCTACATGGAGTTCGGGCAGGGCGACCCGAAGGTCTATCTCTTCAACATCGAGACCGGCCAGCGCGAGATCGTCGGCAACTTCCCCGGCATGACCTTCGCGCCACGCTTCTCGCCGGACGGCCAGCGCGTCATCATGAGCCTGCAGCAGGGCGGCAATTCCAACCTGTTCGTGATGGATTTGCGCTCGCGATCGACCACGCGCCTCACCGACACGCCGGCGATCGACACGTCTCCTTCTTACTCTCCGGATGGCACCCGCATCTGCTTCGAATCCGATCGCGGTGGCAGGTCGCAGATCTACGTGATGTCGGCGGGCGGTGGAGCTGCGCAGCGCATCTCCTTCTCCAAGGACGACACCAACGCCACCTATTCGACGCCGGTGTGGTCGCCGCGCGGCGACTACATCGCCTTCACCAGACAGGGCGGCGGGCAATTCTCGATCGGCGTCATGAAGCCGGACGGCAGCGGCGAGCGGCTCCTCACCTCCGGCTACCACAATGAAGGTCCGACCTTCTCGCCGAACGGCCGCGTGCTGATGTTCTTCCGCGATCCCGGCGGTGCCGGCGGTCCCTCGCTGTTCTCCGTCGACATCTCCGGCCGCAACGAGCTCAAGGTGCCGACGCCGGGCTTCGCCTCCGACCCGGCCTGGTCGCCGCTGTTGTCCTCCACGCCGGGATAGCGACATCCGGCCTGAACGTCGCGCGCTTGGACGCGCGATGTTTTCGAAAAACATGCAGAATTTTTCGGGTTTGGTGCGGGAGGCAAGCTTTCCTTCACCTTGTGCCCGGCAACGCTTGCCTAGTTGCTTGATATTTCAGCAGAAACAGGTTCGCTATTGCCGAAAAACAACTCGACTTTAACGATGTTCCCTCAGAAAGGCTTCATCTGGTCTGGGTAAAAGTACGCGCCAAACAGGACGCGTAACAGCCGATGCAACTGGCCGACCAGAAGCAGAGCGATCGAGACGAGCTGGAGCCGATACTCTACGCCGCTCTCGTCAACTCTATGGTGCAGAATTTCTGGGCGATCTTCCTTGGCTCGGCCTCGGCGGCCGTGGCCGCGGTCATGACTGCGTTGAAGACCGGCGACGTCCGGCTGTGGCCGATCGCGTTCGCACTCATCGCTGTCGGCACCGGACGCGCGTTCCAGATGCGGCGCTATGAGAACCGCGCGCACGGGTTGTCGTTCGAAGAGGCGAGGCACCTGGAGCCGCGCTACTGGATCGGCGCGCTGATCTATGCCGCCGTGCTTGGCCTGTGGGCCTTTGTCGTCATCTATCTCAACGAGGATGCGGTTGCCGACATGCTCTGTGTCGCGATCGGCATCGGCTACACCGCCGGCGGCGCCGCCCGCAACTATGGCCGGCCGCGGCTGATCCAGTGGCACGTCGCGCTCGCCTGCGGGCCGATGTCGATCGCCCTGATGCTGCACGGCGGCTTCTATCACATCGGCCTTGCCGTCCTGCTGATGTTCTTCTTCATCGGCATGAAGAACATCAACCTCAGCCTGCATGCGATCTTCGTCAAGGCGCTGACGTCGAGCTTCCGGGAATCCGCGCTGGCGAGCCAGTTCGATACCGCGCTGAACAACATGCCGCACGGCCTGTGCATGTTTCGCGCCGACGGACGTCTCGCGGTGATGAACCACCGCTTCGGTGAGCTGATGGCCTTGCCGGAGGACCTGGTCAAGCGAGGTGCCACCGCCGCCGATATCGTGTCTGCCTGCGTCGCCGCGGGCTCCATCTCGGCGGAGAGCGGCAAACAGATCATGGCCGAGATCGAGCATGGGCGGATCCGCGAGATCGTCACCGCCGATCCGGATTCCTCTCGCGGCCGCACGCTGGCCTGGACGTTCCAGCCGATGGCCCGCGGCGGCACCGTGCTGCTGCTTGAAGACATCACCGAACGTACCAACGCCGAAGCCCGGATCAGTCATCTCGCCCGCTACGACGAGTTGACCGCGCTGCCCAACCGCGTTTCCTTCCGCGACGAGATCGGGCGGCTGCTGGCGAACGCCCACCATGCCGAGCGCCTCTCCGCATTGCTGTTCGTCGACCTCGACCAGTTCAAGCAGGTCAACGACACGCTCGGTCATCCCTGCGGCGACCAGCTTCTGTGCGCGGTCGCCAACCGCCTGCGCGAGATGCTCCGGTCCGAGGATTTCGTCGCCCGCTTCGGTGGCGACGAGTTCGTCGTGTTCCAGCAGAACATCAGCGCGGCCGAAGACGCCGCGAGCCTCGCCCGTCGCATCGTCGAGCGGCTCAGCGAGCGCTACCGCATCGACAATCATCTGGTCGAGATCGGCGCCAGCGTCGGCATCGCGCTGACCTCGCCGGATGGCGCCGTCAGCGCCGACACCCTGCTCAAGAACGCCGACATGGCGCTCTACCGCGCCAAGGCCGACGGCCGTGGCACCTTCTGCTTCTTCCGCGACGAGATGGCGGCGACCGTCGAGGCCCGCCGCATCCTCGAGCTCGACCTGCGCAAGGCGCTCGCCAACGAGGAGTTCGAGCTGTTCTACCAGCCGCTCGTCAACCTCAAGACCGGCAAGATCACCACTTGCGAGGCACTGCTGCGCTGGAATCATCCGGTGCGCGGTACGGTCTCGCCGGTCGACATCATTCCGGTCGCCGAGGACATGGGCCTGATCGTCGATCTCGGCCGCTGGATCCTGCGCCGCGCCTGCATGGAATGCATGAACTGGCCGGACGGCGTCAGCGTCGCCGTCAACTTCTCGCCGCAGCAATTCCACCAGCGCGACGTGCTCAGCGAAATCCGCTACGCACTCGAGGTCTCCGGCCTCCCGGCCCATCGCCTCGAGATCGAGATCACCGAATCCTCGCTGCTGCGTAACACCCAGCTCACCCATGACATCCTGTCGCAACTGCATGCGTTGGGCGTGCGCATCTCGCTGGACGATTTCGGCACCGGCTATTCGAGCCTCAGCTATCTCCACAATTTCCCGATGCAGAAGGTCAAGATCGACCGCTCTTTCCTCGAGGGCATCGACACCGACCGGCCGCTGACGCTGCTGCGCGGCGTCGCGCGCCTGTCCGCCGACCTCGGCATGGCGGTCGTGGTCGAGGGCATCGAGACCAACGAGCAGCTCGAGCTGATCAGCGCCGACGGCACCGTCTCGGAGGCGCAGGGCTATTTGTTCAGCCGTCCGGTGCCTGCGGTGCGTATGCGCCAGCTCCTCAACGCCTCGCATGGACGGCGTGGGGACAGCCTGCTCCAGGTCGTCGTCTCGCGCTCCTTTGCCTGACGCGACATCGGAAAACTTCCCGTCATTTCAGACTGTTGCTGGCGCTACGTAGTGCTACGGAGGTTAACCCTAACCGTTCGATTGCTTTGCATACTTGTTAAGAAGGTGTTAATAAATGATCACGCCCGCGCAAGTTGTCCTGTGCGAATTGCCTTGAGACCGGCGCATCGTGAGTGGTGGGTAAGGAGTTGGAATGCAGTCCTCAGCCAGATCTGTCATTTCGGCTGTTGGACGTGGAGCGGAGCTCCTGACCGACGTCGATTACCATCTCGCGGAAACGGCCGCGGAGAAGGAAGAGATCTACAACCTCCGCTACCGCGCCTATCTGCGTGAGGGCGCCGTCAAGGAATCCCCGGAAGCCCGGGTCACCGACCACTACGACGAACTGCCGAACGCCTGGACCTTCGGCGTCTACCTCCGTGGCCAGCTCTGCAGCTCGGTGCGCATCAGCGTGCTGACCTCGGAGTGGCGCGAGTCCACTTCGGCCGATGTCTTCCCGGAGATCCTGATGCCGCGGCTGGATCGCGGGGAGGTCATGATCGATCCGACACGTTTCGTTGCCGATCCGGACCAGGTGAAGCGGGTTCCGGAATTGCCCTATCTGACCACTCGGCTCGCCTACATGGCGTGCGAGCATTTCAATGCCGATCTCGGCCTTGCCATCGTGCGTTCCGAGCACCAGGCGTTTTACCGCCGGGTGTTCCTGCATGAGACCATTGCCGAGCCACGGCTCGTTCCGGGGCTCACCAAGTCGTTTGGCCTGATGGCGGCGGACTTCCCGACCTTCCGCAAGAAGGTATTCGAGCGCTATCCGATCATGCGATCCACTGCCTTCGAGCGGCGGATGCTGTTCGGGCGGGGTGGCCAGCGCCAGGTCCCGCAGCGGCCTGTGCTGGTGGCGGACGCCGCTCACGTTTAAAGTCCGCGCCGGCGTGGTCACGGGCCGGGCCCCATGCCTTTCGGCCGCAACTCCCGTCGCAGCGCATCACACCGTGGGCTAAAATTCCGGCAAAACCGGCGTCGTTGCCGGCGATCGCGGCTTGCCTTCACCCTCGCGCCACATTTACAACCCATTAACCATGGCGGGTGCTTTTCGCTGGTTGGGGGCATTTGACCGGCTGGAGCAAGGTTCCGTCAAGGTTGACGGAACGTTCGCTTAACCAACCCCCTGTAGACCCGATGGCAGTGGACGAACGTGAGCGTGGAGGCTCCGGAATGAAATACCCTATGCGCATCCTCCAGGGATTGAAGCTGGCTGCGGTGGTCGCAATCGCGCTGTCGATGGGCGCCTGCGCCAACAAGAATGCTGCGACG includes:
- a CDS encoding putative bifunctional diguanylate cyclase/phosphodiesterase; amino-acid sequence: MQLADQKQSDRDELEPILYAALVNSMVQNFWAIFLGSASAAVAAVMTALKTGDVRLWPIAFALIAVGTGRAFQMRRYENRAHGLSFEEARHLEPRYWIGALIYAAVLGLWAFVVIYLNEDAVADMLCVAIGIGYTAGGAARNYGRPRLIQWHVALACGPMSIALMLHGGFYHIGLAVLLMFFFIGMKNINLSLHAIFVKALTSSFRESALASQFDTALNNMPHGLCMFRADGRLAVMNHRFGELMALPEDLVKRGATAADIVSACVAAGSISAESGKQIMAEIEHGRIREIVTADPDSSRGRTLAWTFQPMARGGTVLLLEDITERTNAEARISHLARYDELTALPNRVSFRDEIGRLLANAHHAERLSALLFVDLDQFKQVNDTLGHPCGDQLLCAVANRLREMLRSEDFVARFGGDEFVVFQQNISAAEDAASLARRIVERLSERYRIDNHLVEIGASVGIALTSPDGAVSADTLLKNADMALYRAKADGRGTFCFFRDEMAATVEARRILELDLRKALANEEFELFYQPLVNLKTGKITTCEALLRWNHPVRGTVSPVDIIPVAEDMGLIVDLGRWILRRACMECMNWPDGVSVAVNFSPQQFHQRDVLSEIRYALEVSGLPAHRLEIEITESSLLRNTQLTHDILSQLHALGVRISLDDFGTGYSSLSYLHNFPMQKVKIDRSFLEGIDTDRPLTLLRGVARLSADLGMAVVVEGIETNEQLELISADGTVSEAQGYLFSRPVPAVRMRQLLNASHGRRGDSLLQVVVSRSFA
- the tolR gene encoding protein TolR, whose amino-acid sequence is MAMNVASSSGGGGRRGRRKPVVAEINVTPMVDVMLVLLIIFMVSAPMLTVGVPLDLPQTQAKSLENNDQKPIQMSVDIKGKVFINDSEIAISELIPKLKAITEARGGLEERIYLRADKKADYGTVAKVMGLLSGAGFKKLALVTEADQG
- a CDS encoding N-acyl amino acid synthase FeeM domain-containing protein; the protein is MQSSARSVISAVGRGAELLTDVDYHLAETAAEKEEIYNLRYRAYLREGAVKESPEARVTDHYDELPNAWTFGVYLRGQLCSSVRISVLTSEWRESTSADVFPEILMPRLDRGEVMIDPTRFVADPDQVKRVPELPYLTTRLAYMACEHFNADLGLAIVRSEHQAFYRRVFLHETIAEPRLVPGLTKSFGLMAADFPTFRKKVFERYPIMRSTAFERRMLFGRGGQRQVPQRPVLVADAAHV
- the tolB gene encoding Tol-Pal system beta propeller repeat protein TolB, which encodes MNRRRFLTLSGSTLAMLGGGPALAQAQGRLRIDPTEFRPIPIAISNFVPGSPADGDVSNGVTQVITNNLKRSGLFAPIDQAAFIERISNIDVAPQFQNWKTLNAQALVTGRMTRQQDGRLKAEFRLWDVITGQQLTGQQYFTSPEYWRRIAHIISDQIYEQMTGEKGYFDSRVVFVDETGPKERRVKRLAMMDQDGANVRYLTRGSDLVLTPRFSPNSQEITYMEFGQGDPKVYLFNIETGQREIVGNFPGMTFAPRFSPDGQRVIMSLQQGGNSNLFVMDLRSRSTTRLTDTPAIDTSPSYSPDGTRICFESDRGGRSQIYVMSAGGGAAQRISFSKDDTNATYSTPVWSPRGDYIAFTRQGGGQFSIGVMKPDGSGERLLTSGYHNEGPTFSPNGRVLMFFRDPGGAGGPSLFSVDISGRNELKVPTPGFASDPAWSPLLSSTPG
- a CDS encoding protein TolA gives rise to the protein MKVNVDKTLVASIALHVLVLGWGLFTFSSKAYVPAEESLPVDIISSDQLAKMMSGQKTGKKEEPKPKVEKIAEAKPEEDAVGKVTEKKELIKTNSTPEPPPKPVEKPVEKKPEPPKPVAEAKPKEEPKPPEKKPDPAKEDPIAELQKKLDTKKPPPKPVEQKVAAVQPQQQPKPKERSFDPAQIQRDLDKRAATRHELSGSALNASAALGTTSGTAANNVATWRGAFTSAVRRCFTPTYNGQDADQYEADIDIPMQIDGSLASEPIIVAVRGPSRSIAQAVAESAKRAIVQCQVYSFMPRQQYEGWKKIEMTFGLKDML